Proteins from one Aspergillus nidulans FGSC A4 chromosome VIII genomic window:
- the sur2 gene encoding sphingosine hydroxylase (transcript_id=CADANIAT00002036): MATNTTLLYDLPPLPAYQLTPRPSLVDGIPDNILALILPVVAYWAVSMFFHVIDVYDLFPQYRLHTPAEVLTRNRASRWDVVRDVVLQQVVQTLAGLILAYFDEQEYIGREEYDVAVWARRIRFVQRGLPYLLALFGLDASGVAANFSRNGHKMLAGAVAGGYYPGATQSIVSSGGIETVVPAFTNWEMSLAAFIYWYFIPALQFTWGICVVDTWQYFLHRAMHLNRWLYVHFHSRHHRLYVPYAYGALYNHPVEGLLLDTVGAGIGFLTSGMTHRQSMWFFTFSTIKTVDDHCGYAFPWDPLQHATTNNAAYHDIHHQSWGIKTNFSQPFFTFWDRLFNTQWKGEVKLRYERSREAAEKKLSEGGMQQDSDMENSSSDFAQPNGEAAVVSPEEPSDRDARTRLRKKTASFSPSVDSLKGVNHGVPSSVL, translated from the exons ATGGCTACAAACACAACTTTGCTCTAtgatctccctcctctcccggCGTATCAATTGACACCGCGCCCTTCGCTTGTTGATGGAATCCCAGACAATATCCTCGCGTTAATCCTGCCGGTTGTTGCCTACTGGGCCGTGTCTATGTTTTTCCATGTCATCGATGTCTATGATTTATTCCCGCAGTACCGTTTACATACTCCGGCCGAAGTTCTTACGAGAAACCGCGCATCTCGATGGGACGTTGTACGAGATGTCGTCCTGCAGCAGGTAGTTCAAACGCTCGCAGGCCTTATCTTGGCCTACTTTGACGAGCAGGAATACATTGGACGGGAAGAATATGACGTTGCGGTTTGGGCGCGCCGGATCCGTTTTGTACAAAGAGGTCTCCCCTACCTGTTGGCTTTGTTCGGTTTGGATGCCTCTGGTGTGGCTGCGAACTTTTCTCGGAACGGACACAAGATGCTAGCGGGAGCTGTTGCCGGTGGATATTACCCTGGTGCTACCCAGTCCATTGTCTCCAGTGGTGGCATTGAGACAGTTGTGCCTGCTTTTACCAACTGGGAAATGTCTCTGGCAGCTTTCATCTACTGGTATTTCATCCCGGCGCTGCAGTTCACCTGGGGTATCTGTGTCGTGGATACATGGCAGTATTTCCTTCACCGTGCAATGCATCTGAACCGTTGGCTTTATG TTCACTTCCACTCGCGTCACCACCGCCTCTACGTTCCATACGCCTATGGCGCCCTCTACAATCACCCAGTGGAGGGGCTCCTCTTAGACACCGTTGGAGCTGGGATTGGCTTCCTGACATCGGGAATGACACATCGCCAGAGCATGTggttcttcaccttctccactATCAAGACTGTCGATGATCACTGCGGCTACGCTTTCCCTTGGGATCCCCTTCAGCATGCAACCACCAACAACGCTGCTTACCATGATATCCATCACCAAAGCTGGGGCATCAAGACAAACTTTTCTCAGCCGTTCTTCACTTTTTGGGACCGCCTCTTCAACACCCAATGGAAAGGCGAGGTGAAGCTCCGTTATGAGCGGTCTCGAGAGGCCGCTGAAAAAAAGCTTAGCGAGGGAGGAATGCAACAAGACTCGGATATGGAGAATAGTTCATCTGATTTCGCGCAACCTAACGGGGAAGCTGCCGTTGTGTCCCCCGAGGAACCTTCGGACAGAGACGCAAGGACTCGCTTGCGCAAGAagaccgccagcttctctccGTCTGTTGACTCGCTGAAGGGGGTTAACCATGGTGTGCCCAGCAGTGTCTTATAG
- a CDS encoding uncharacterized protein (transcript_id=CADANIAT00002037) has protein sequence MPKRRTKTASTVQDYPLKLPNLSRADLQALIEVLAIEPPQPSHPLYGENVKQQIQEAVNKLRPALRKRLLIFSPSTPAPAATLCISHKRLNQYIINHIFRLIQREVEDHLDNITQRYPGYPDSLESHVLNIVRNLQSLRGLWWDHASSRSSPIDPVPFQQNKCEACIISRIIVRPGALQDLRTALLSRTRERCSYRLPPKLTRFVDGALYYRQGKSLLSLIQYSTKLSSDLKQARKNAARRTTRQHSRRCDGSKCEPRLPSRIVTDHQLISKPTEEPSGSALTSLSPNFESGGRESPQTIKLWLVPKTVSPFELEKKLKEDQKVKDQRKIQDLLIQEILSAYGPFRTSMEVAASLNLDSRDISDATATQGYDINSTNYAPRKSSSDLSDWENDLGDKSITIDSGSP, from the exons ATGCCTAAGCGGAGAACAAAGACCGCTTCCACAGTCCAGGACTACCCCCTGAAACTGCCAAATCTCAGCCGCGCTGATCTACAAGCACTAATCGAAGTCCTGGCCATAGAACCTCCGCAACCTAGCCATCCTCTTTATGGAGAAAACGTCAAGCAACAGATTCAGGAAGCTGTCAACAAACTTCGTCCGGCGCTTCGCAAGAGGCTTCTAATATTCTCGCCGTCTACCCCGGCTCCCGCCGCAACCTTATGCATTTCCCACAAGCGCTTGAACCAGTATATAATCAATCACATCTTCAGGCTGATCCAGCGGGAAGTGGAAGACCACCTAGATAATATCACCCAACGGTATCCTGGGTACCCAGACAGCCTCGAATCTCATGTTCTCAACATAGTGCGCAATCTACAATCGCTTCGAGGATTGTGGTGGGATCATGCTTCAAGCCGTAGCTCCCCTATTGATCCTGTCCCATTCCAGCAAAACAAATGCGAAGCTTGTATAATCTCCAGAATCATCGTGAGGCCAGGAGCTCTGCAAGATCTCCGCACAGCCCTCCTAAGCCGAACACGAGAGCGGTGTTCATATAGACTTCCTCCGAAGCTCACCCGCTTTGTTGACGGAGCGCTGTATTACCGCCAGGGCAAATCGCTGTTATCCCTCATCCAATACAGTACGAAGCTCTCGTCGGACTTAAAGCAAGCTCGAAAGAATGCGGCCCGTCGCACTACGCGTCAACACTCACGGAGGTGCGACGGCTCGAAGTGTGAGCCTCGTCTGCCGTCAAGGATCGTGACTGACCATCAGCTTATCAGTAAACCAACTGAAGAACCGTCTGGATCAGCGCTGACTAGCTTAAGCCCTAACTTCGAATCGGGCGGCAGAGAAAGTCCCCAAACAATCAAGCTCTGGCTTGTCCCCAAGACAGTATCACCTTTTGAACTGGAGAAGAAACTaaaagaagaccagaaggtcaaagaCCAGCGCAAAATACAAGACCTACTGATCCAGGAGATTCTCAGTGCCTATGGTCCTTTCAGAACGAGCATGGAAGTAGCGGCTTCCTTGAACCTGGACAGTCGGGATATCTCAGACGCTACCGCCACTCAAGGATATGACATCAACTCCACGAACTACGCCCCTCGCAAATCCTCTTCAGATTTGTCCGATTGGGAGAACGACCTGGGTGACAAGTCTATCACTATCGATTCGGGTAGTCCG TGA
- a CDS encoding uncharacterized protein (transcript_id=CADANIAT00002038), whose protein sequence is MVATIFHSQSTSDKPLPYTASPWSLMWEDILLVVRTSWSIPWVLLPLKHQHSNELDELYPSLTNIANVVFQAVLSLVQILFLLSVPVLVICMVPTLWVCVYISGFLWLNRTLCNLILNRKPSVLVSKYPKEEAPEHKHEHWVYINGIACGQTWLQSNIDRLAYTFGRKITGVHNPSSGLVFDIIESLIQRDFSYATRDVREAYALLRAALLNPDYTKVVLISHSQGGIESGLIADWLLDEIPQGLLRKLEIYTFGNAANHFNNPYRALPATQKETAPVVSPQSQHPSENSDNTILHIEHYANSRDFGSGHLFNQHYLGTMFPLGPDNQVLDSNSFMDTETDFLGSTVNGSKGTGRRVKVRELSRLWLYRNGGSPE, encoded by the exons ATGGTTGCAACGATCTTCCATTCGCAATCCACATCAGATAAGCCGCTGCCTTACACGGCATCGCCATGGAGTCTCATGTGGGAAGACATTCTCCTTGTTGTCCGCACATCCTGGTCCATCCCATGGGTGCTTCTGCCTTTGAAACATCAGCATTCTAATGAATTGGACGAGCTTTACCCCTCGTTGACCAATATTGCCAACGTAGTGTTCCAAGCCGTTCTGAGCTTGGTCCAGATACTGTTCCTTCTGTCAGTACCGGTCCTTGTTATCTGCATGGTTCCGACCCTCTGGGTATGCGTCTACATTAGTGGCTTTCTGTGGCTTAACAGAACGCTATGCAATCTGATCCTCAACAGAAAGCCGAGCGTTTTGGTGTCGAAGTATCCTAAGGAGGAAGCCCCCGAGCATAAACATGAGCATTGGGTTTATATCAACGGCATCGCTTGTGG CCAGACCTGGCTACAGAGTAACATTGATCGCCTAGCATATACATTCGGGAGGAAGATTACGGGTGTGCACAATCCATC GTCCGGACTCGTATTTGACATTATTGAGTCCTTAATCCAGAGGGACTTTTCTTACGCAACTCGAGATGTCAGAGAGGCATACGCTCTGCTTAGAGCCGCTTTGCTAAATCCGGACTATACGAAGGTGGTCTTGATATCTCACAGCCAAGGGGGAATAGAAAGTGGCCTAATAGCAGACTGGCTCCTTGACGAGATTCCTCAAGGCCTCCTCCGCAAACTGGAAATCTATACTTTTGGCAACGCCGCCAACCACTTCAATAACCCGTACCGGGCACTCCCAGCTACCCAGAAGGAGACCGCCCCTGTCGTATCCCCGCAGAGCCAACACCCAAGTGAGAACAGTGACAATACTATTCTCCACATTGAACATTACGCTAATTCGAGGGATTTT GGCTCCGGTCACCTGTTCAACCAGCACTACCTGGGCACCATGTTTCCACTTGGTCCTGATAATCAGGTTCTGGATTCAAATTCATTTATGGATACAGAGACGGACTTCCTAGGGTCTACTGTCAATGGTTCCAAGGGTACAGGTCGACGTGTAAAGGTCCGAGAGCTCAGTCGATTGTGGTTATACCGAAACGGTGGCTCACCAGAGTAA
- a CDS encoding putative ATP-dependent RNA helicase DBP6 (transcript_id=CADANIAT00002039): MAGDRMVSHAISLDYQTTPTSGKKPHKRKRDLDGSTVASATPTKKSKKDRTVPSTPASPKESKKRERISGSASVERAPKESTKKKGAVSPIGEPTKSPDVRADIKLKKKRKTPKDNSESDEKSTDLAEQTVPPDVSGVATNKDSVETKKPKRPKAAEHAERDDESKRTKNKFAGILSKFERSAKVKKATEKLHREDETPVQDENVAQPVIAQGLEPIPQPKPVVEEAEKPTYSSLPPWLANPVRASAETRAKFSDLGIEPKLLRVLEVNGYKEAFAVQAAVIPLLLKGPNNHTGDICVSAATGSGKTLSYVLPLVTELEQIPAPRLRGLIVVPTRELVKQAREACEFCTAGTGLRVGSAVGNVAIKDEQRSLMRIEHVYSPESVESRRKAELTGEEWADFSLQDYISNTTDLGETLPGYIHRGEPNVDILICTPGRLVDHIRYTKGFTLKHLQWLVIDEADRLLNESFQEWVDVVMQSLDARKAYGAFGPSGRFLADLGMSLQTKEPRKVVLSATMTKDVSKLNSLRLTNPRLVVVGGSDQTTTADDESGVVVHADERFTLPTTLREYSIAVGDGEHKPLYLLRLLLSEMKLDVPSSTKRTASVTSESDDTSSEGTSSDESTSDDSSSDESSSEDSDLDSESDASSDTSSSEESDDSDNSSESASDDEETAEAPSNHTPQRTTVLIFTKSSESASRLSRLLALLNPSISGLIGTIVKSNKSSASRKTLSAYRQGKISIIIATDRASRGLDLQSLTHVINYDVPASITTYVHRVGRTARAGNEGSAWTLVAHREGRWFTNEISKGSNGKITRAGKIERVPMKLDNAKELKSKYTSALAVLEQEVRSVGTKKAAR; this comes from the coding sequence ATGGCTGGTGATCGTATGGTCAGCCATGCGATCTCATTAGATTACCAGACTACCCCAACGAGCGGAAAGAAACCTcataaaagaaaaagagaccTCGATGGCTCCACCGTCGCTTCGGCCACTCCGACGAAGAAATCAAAGAAGGATCGAACCGTACCCTCTACGCCAGCTTCGCCTaaagaaagcaagaagcGAGAAAGGATTTCAGGCTCGGCCTCCGTTGAAAGAGCTCCGAAGGAATCgaccaagaagaaaggtgcTGTTTCGCCGATCGGCGAGCCGACGAAATCGCCAGACGTTCGTGCCGATATCAAACTcaaaaagaaacgaaaaacGCCCAAGGACAATAGTGAGTCGGATGAGAAGTCTACGGATTTAGCAGAACAGACTGTACCGCCGGATGTCTCCGGGGTGGCCACCAACAAAGACTCCGTAGAGACAAAAAAGCCGAAGCGGCCGAAAGCTGCGGAGCATGCAGAGAGGGATGACGAATCGAAGCGAACGAAGAACAAGTTTGCGGGTATATTATCAAAGTTTGAGAGGTCTGCAAAAGTTAAGAAGGCCACTGAGAAATTACATCGAGAGGATGAGACGCCAGTTCAAGACGAGAACGTTGCTCAACCAGTCATAGCACAAGGATTGGAGCCTATTCCCCAACCAAAACCCGTTGtcgaagaagctgagaagcCTACATATTCCTCTCTTCCACCTTGGCTGGCTAATCCAGTAAGAGCATCAGCTGAAACCAGGGCCAAATTCTCCGACTTGGGAATCGAGCCCAAACTTCTTCGAGTTCTTGAAGTTAATGGGTACAAAGAAGCCTTTGCTGTTCAGGCCGCTGTTATACCACTTCTTCTGAAGGGGCCGAACAACCACACTGGAGATATCTGCGTCTCTGCTGCTACTGGTTCTGGAAAGACACTTTCTTacgttcttcctctcgtcACTGAGCTGGAGCAAATCCCAGCTCCACGGCTACGGGGACTCATCGTGGTACCAACTAGAGAGCTGGTTAAACAAGCCCGAGAAGCCTGTGAGTTTTGCACGGCAGGAACAGGTCTACGCGTCGGATCTGCAGTGGGAAATGTTGCCATCAAGGATGAACAGCGATCCCTTATGCGTATTGAACATGTTTACAGCCCAGAGAGCGTCGAGTCACGACGAAAAGCGGAGTTAACAGGGGAAGAGTGGGCTGACTTCAGTCTACAAGACTATATCTCGAATACGACGGACTTGGGTGAGACATTACCAGGCTATATCCACAGGGGTGAGCCCAATGTTGATATACTCATCTGTACACCCGGTCGCCTCGTGGACCATATTCGCTATACAAAAGGCTTTACATTGAAGCATCTTCAGTGGCTCGTCATTGACGAGGCTGACCGATTGCTTAACGAGAGCTTTCAGGAGTGGGTGGATGTCGTTATGCAGTCCCTTGATGCACGCAAGGCGTACGGGGCTTTCGGACCAAGTGGACGGTTCCTGGCGGATCTCGGGATGTCTTTGCAGACTAAAGAGCCTAGGAAGGTGGTCCTCAGTGCCACAATGACCAAAGATGTCTCAAAGTTGAACTCTCTCCGGCTCACGAATCCGCGATTAGTTGTTGTTGGTGGCTCTGATCAAACTACTACAGCCGATGATGAGAGCGGGGTTGTTGTCCACGCAGATGAAAGATTTACTCTTCCGACGACACTAAGAGAATACTCCATTGCGGTTGGTGACGGAGAGCACAAACCGCTGTATCTCTTGCGCCTGCTCTTATCCGAGATGAAACTTGATGTTCCCTCTTCAACAAAACGCACAGCTTCAGTTACGTCTGAATCCGATGATACCAGCTCAGAAGGAACCAGCTCGGACGAGTCGACGTCAGACGACTCATCTTCTGATGAGTCTAGCTCTGAAGATTCCGACCTGGATTCAGAGTCTGACGCATCGAGTGATACCTCCTCGAGCGAAGAATCAGACGACTCGGACAATAGCTCCGAATCAGCgtccgacgacgaagagacTGCTGAAGCACCATCCAACCACACGCCCCAGCGAACTACAGTCTTGATTTTCACCAAATCGTCCGAATCTGCATCGCGTCTCTCCCGTCTCCTAGCCCTTCTCAATCCATCAATATCTGGCCTCATCGGGACAATTGTTAAGTCCAACAAATCGTCCGCTTCCCGTAAAACACTCAGCGCTTACCGCCAGGGCAAAATCTCCATTATTATTGCCACGGATCGTGCATCACGTGGCTTAGACCTTCAGTCATTAACACACGTCATAAACTACGACGTCCCAGCCAGCATCACAACGTACGTGCATCGTGTCGGCCGTACAGCTAGAGCAGGCAACGAAGGGTCAGCCTGGACCCTTGTTGCCCATAGAGAGGGTAGATGGTTCACAAATGAGATCTCTAAGGGGTCCAATGGCAAGATCACCAGAGCCGGAAAGATTGAGAGGGTCCCCATGAAGTTGGACAACGCGAAGGAGCTCAAGTCCAAGTACACATCTGCGCTGGCGGTTCTAGAGCAGGAAGTACGGTCTGTCGGGACGAAGAAAGCTGCACGCTAA
- a CDS encoding phosphatidylinositol N-acetylglucosaminyltransferase SPT14 (transcript_id=CADANIAT00002040) has product MPYNIAMVSDFFFPQPGGVESHIYQLSTKLIDRGHKVIIITHAYKGRTGVRYLTNGLKVYHVPFLVIYRETTMPTVFSFFPIFRNIVIREQIQIVHGHQSLSSFCHEAILHARTMGLRTAFTDHSLFGFADAGSILTNKLLKFTLSDVDHVICVSHTCKENTVLRASLDPLMVSVIPNAVVAENFRPLHATARANERQSGGGSQIQPPPRPIGPNDIITIVVISRLFYNKGTDLLIAAIPRILASHPNVRFIIAGSGPKAIDLEQMLERNVLQDKVEMLGAIRHEEVRDVMVRGHIYLHPSLTEAFGTVIVEAASCGLYVVCTRVGGIPEVLPQHMTTFAKPEEDDIVLATSKAISALRSNKVRTERFHDQVKVMYSWTDVARRTERVYKGISGDISPQEFYGYYPGEIQEAGDRVRNFALIDRLKRYYGCGVWAGKLFCLCVVIDFLLYTFLEMWFPRANIDIARSWPKKLNGIDGDTAKPEKERSG; this is encoded by the exons ATGCCTTACAACATTGC CATGGTCAGTGACTTTTTCTTCCCCCAACCAG GCGGGGTTGAAAGTCACATTTACCAACTGTCCACC AAACTCATTGACCGGGGACATaaagtcatcatcattaCCCATGCCTATAAGGGTCGCACGGGTGTCCGTTACCTGACCAACGGCCTCAAAGTTTATCATGTTCCATTTTTAGTCATATACCGAGAGACGACGATGCCCACtgttttctcctttttcccCATCTTTCGGAACATCGTTATCCGGGAGCAGATTCAAATTGTCCATGGGCATCAGAGTTTGAGTAGCTTCTGCCACGAGGCTATACTGCACGCCCGGACAATGGGCCTACGGACTGCATTTACTGATCATTCGTTGTTTGGCTTCGCCGACGCCGGGTCCATTCTGACCAACAAATTGCTGAAGTTTACCCTTAGTGATGTTGACCATGTTATATGTGTCAGCCATACTTG CAAGGAGAATACCGTTCTCCGGGCCTCGTTGGACCCATTAATGGTCTCCGTTATCCCCAACGCTGTTGTCGCGGAAAATTTCCGGCCACTGCATGCTACGGCCCGGGCGAATGAGCGGCAGTCTGGCGGGGGATCACAGATACAGCCTCCTCCCAGGCCTATTGGACCGAACGACATCATTACCATTGTTGTGATATCGCGTCTCTTCTACAATAAGGGCACTGATCTCCTAATAGCTGCCATTCCAAGAATTCTTGCATCCCATCCGAACGTACGGTTCATCATTGCGGGCTCAGGTCCCAAGGCCATCGACCTGGAGCAGATGCTGGAACGGAATGTTCTCCAAGACAAAGTAGAAATGCTTGGGGCTATACGACATGAAGAAGTTCGGGATGTCATGGTCAGAGGTCACATTTATCTGCATCCTAGTTTGACTGAGGCCTTTGGAACGGTCATTGTAGAAGCCGCTAGCTGTGGGCTATACGTGGTGTGCACTCGTGTCGGTGGCATTCCCGAGGTGCTTCCCCAGCACATGACAACCTTTGCAAAACCGGAAGAGGACGACATTGTGCTAGCTACCAGCAAAGCAATCAGTGCATTGCGATCCAACAAGGTCCGGACGGAACGATTCCATGATCAGGTAAAGGTCATGTATTCATGGACGGATGTAGCGCGTCGAACAGAGCGGGTATACAAGGGCATATCTGGGGACATCAGCCCACAAGAGTTCTATGGGTACTACCCGGGAGAGATCCAGGAAGCCGGCGATAGAGTTCGCAATTTTGCCTTGATTGACCGATTGAAGCGGTATTATGGCTGTGGAGTCTGGGCCGGAAAGCTGTTCTGCCTCTGCGTCGTGATTGACTTTCTACTCTACACGTTCCTTGAAATGTGGTTTCCACGAGCAAATATTGACATCGCGCGAAGCTGGCCAAAGAAGCTGAACGGAATTGACGGGGATACTGCGAAGCCCGAAAAAGAGCGCTCCGGTTGA
- a CDS encoding uncharacterized protein (transcript_id=CADANIAT00002041) has translation MSHFSNVPNQKQGEFQPGPAPSGNYQQPNGPWPNDKHAPGVKASPADNVPEFHAETHPPGTAPASSSYQPNPIDHSGEQAMNPNVLRSHGKEEVRTSAESTLMGATSKDVHQGAGHPGSGQSSAELRHDGQHTNKNPGRGLEGAMKGVRDDFGTRTDQYLSKKPTAAEGSHAEGSRP, from the exons ATGAGTCACTTCAGCAACGTTCCCAACCAGAAACAGGGCGAGTTCCAGCCCGGTCCTGCGCCATCTGGTAACTACCAGCAGCCCAACGGACCTTGGCCAAATGACAAG CACGCTCCGGGCGTAAaagcctctccagcagacAACGTCCCCGAGTTCCATGCCGAAACTCACCCGCCTGGTACTGCGCCGGCCAGTAGTTCCTAccaacccaacccaatcGACCATAGCGGTGAGCAGGCCATGAATCCCAATGTCCTGCGGAGTCACGGCAAGGAGGAAGTGAGGACTTCTGCAGAGTCGACTCTAATGGGCGCGACTTCGAAAGACGTACACCAGGGTGCGGGACACCCTGGTTCTGGACAGAGTAGCGCTGAGCTGCGCCATGATGGGCAGCATACGAATAAGAACCCTGGTCGGGGACTTGAGGGGGCTATGAAGGGAGTGCGCGATGACTTTGGAACTAGGACGGATCAGTACCTCTCGAAGAAGCCTACCGCTGCAGAGGGAAGTCATGCGGAGGGTTCTCGTCCTTAA
- a CDS encoding ADP-ribosylation factor family protein (transcript_id=CADANIAT00002043) translates to MYHLAKSLYMYATSKEEYSVLLLGLDNAGKTTLLSQIKALYQHRPDGTPAPNPGKTVPTVGQNVSTISLPDMYLKIWDVGGQISMRNLWQSYYSSCHAIIFVVDSTDVGQNPDITRLPSLSARASSSRKPSTPRPGSGAAESSAEREVDADGDGDGGNDSVNTFAEQLASINAPDSDFGRLDECRQVLESVLRNADVAGVPILVLANKQDREDSVEVVRIKEGFVRKVFEGETGGVVRDSRVLPISALMGSGVREAVEWVQSRVKWNKEGRPPVMR, encoded by the exons ATGTACCATCTGGCCAAGTCTTTGTACATGTACGCTACCAGCAAAGAGG AATActccgtccttcttctcggTTTAGATAATGCAGGCAAGACTACGCTCCTTTCCCAGATCAAAGCCCTCTACCAGCATCGACCTGATGGCACGCCTGCGCCCAACCCCGGCAAGACCGTACCAACCGTAGGGCAAAATGTCAGCACAATATCATTGCCGGACATGTActtgaagatctgggatGTCGGTGGACAGATTTCCATGCGGAACCTCTGGCAGAGCTACTATTCCAGCTGTCATGCGATCATCTTTGTGGTGGACAGTACAGACGTCGGACAGAATCCTGACATTACGCGCCTTCCTTCTCTATCCGCAAGGGCTAGTAGCTCTCGGAAACCGTCGACACCCAGGCCAGGATCAGGAGCGGCGGAATCATCAGCAGAGCGCGAAGTCGATGCTGACGGTGACGGCGATGGTGGGAATGATAGCGTAAACACTTTCGCCGAGCAACTGGCCAGCATCAACGCTCCCGATAGTGACTTCGGCCGATTAGACGAGTGTCGTCAGGTGCTTGAATCCGTGCTTCGCAATGCTGATGTTGCCGGTGTGCCTATTCTCGTGCTTGCTAATAAACAAGACCGGGAAGACTCAGTAGAGGTTGTCCGGATCAAGGAGGGGTTCGTGCGAAAGGTGTTTGAGGGAGAAACAGGCGGCGTCGTTCGCGATAGTCGTGTTTTACCCATCAGTGCTCTTATGGGTTCAGGAGTACGGGAGGCTGTCGAATGGGTGCAGAGCCGGGTGAAGTGGAACAAGGAGGGGAGGCCGCCCGTTATGAGGTGA
- a CDS encoding uncharacterized protein (transcript_id=CADANIAT00002042), translating to MGKTRLSRTTPPVSPSNTFRTNPSLIRTTSTESSRSCLLASTRIGTPATSALRSTDSST from the coding sequence ATGGGTAAAACACGACTATCGCGAACGACGCCGCCTGTTTCTCCCTCAAACACCTTTCGCACGAACCCCTCCTTGATCCGGACAACCTCTACTGAGTCTTCCCGGTCTTGTTTATTAGCAAGCACGAGAATAGGCACACCGGCAACATCAGCATTGCGAAGCACGGATTCAAGCACCTGA